In a genomic window of Wyeomyia smithii strain HCP4-BCI-WySm-NY-G18 chromosome 1, ASM2978416v1, whole genome shotgun sequence:
- the LOC129717925 gene encoding 26S proteasome non-ATPase regulatory subunit 10-like, with protein MNKEMPLYELAQQDYHVLEEMISTKPSLITQKDSNDRFLLHWAALRGRERMVEELLKKAPEQLDAEDDTSATPLVLATLGGHLSTVRFLVSKGASVNHRNWQGHSSLQYACSKGHFEIVKYLLEQGADVNVVDKRNDTPLHRVVSQGRLEILKYLLEHGASVNVQNAEGNTPLHLACEDEQNGCALLLVEHGASGAAQNKEEKTALDLAKPGLRRNLKTKLGINDE; from the exons ATGAACAAAGAAATGCCCTTGTACGAATTGGCCCAGCAGGATTACCACGTCCTGGAGGAGATGATCTCCACCAAGCCATCGCTAATTACGCAGAAAGATTCC AACGACCGCTTCCTGCTACACTGGGCTGCCCTGCGGGGCCGCGAGCGGATGGTGGAGGAGCTGCTTAAAAAAGCCCCGGAACAGTTGGATGCAGAAGATGACACCAGCGCGACTCCTCTGGTGCTGGCCACGCTGGGTGGTCACCTGAGCACAGTTCGGTTTCTTGTGAGTAAAGGTGCAAGTGTAAATCACCGCAACTGGCAAGGTCACTCTTCACTGCAGTATGCCTGCTCCAAAGGACATTTTGAG atTGTAAAATACCTGCTAGAGCAGGGAGCCGATGTGAATGTGGTGGATAAACGAAACGATACCCCGCTGCATCGGGTGGTCTCGCAGGGCAGGCTGGAAATTCTCAAGTATTTGCTGGAACATGGTGCTTCTGTTAATGTACAGAATGCCGAAGGCAACACACCGCTTCATTTGGCCTGCGAGGACGAACAGAACGGGTGTGCACTGTTGCTTGTCGAACATGGCGCTTCCGGCGCCGCGCAGAATAAGGAGGAGAAAACTGCGCTTGATTTGGCTAAGCCTGGTTTGCGGCGGAATTTAAAAACTAAGCTGGGAATTAATGATGAATAA